In Deinococcus sp. Marseille-Q6407, a single window of DNA contains:
- a CDS encoding ATP-binding protein yields the protein MSSGPESLLPPTYLGGPPVTGENCDREPIHIPGSIQPHGVLLVVQADSPEQNLPVLQASENIAEMLGLDPDRVLGQPLGLLLGEQAGVAQALQEVLPAGTTDRLQFRMTVPLKVPLALTAHRAGDRLVLEFEPEPGERPEAGHRLRNAVFALENAQTLQELLDVAANAARELSGFDRVMIYRFAPDQSGEVVAESRRADLAPFLGHRFPESDIPAQARALYVRHLLRLTADVDAPPSPLLPRMDPLTQAPTPLGGAVLRATSPMHLQYLRNMGVASSLSVSIVTAGRLWGLISCHHSTPHITPPSVRAALEELGRLLNVQVQLKEQADVAAFRARLQARHQEVLNVVAQTLTPLQTLSDPALGLQELLQAGGLALRLEGEWRTLGAAPSPEELDSLLDWLKEEGGAAFETDHLEAHFPPAAAWRAHASGLLAVSISGGWQEALLWFRGEEQQVEVWGGATPEHAKTELGPRRSFDTYVEQVRGHSRPWHAGEVSEAQAIGQSLSATLGERLTTLRRLNTELAHSNEEWRRFAFIISHDLQEPVRLIGQFTELFMMRQSSTLDEQTTRLLQFLSSETSRIGSLIADLYHYTELLSYPELRRQPTSLLDLLQRSLAELGSLPGEKQLDWQLPPQDLLLDVDQTKMQLALTHILRNALTFGTAPVSITVQASQDAGGFMQLSIRDNGPGIAPEYQERVFGLFQRLSGPSAGAGNGVGLTLARKVAELHGGTLTLRSVLGQGTTLDFSLPPAQGPGADT from the coding sequence CATATTCCCGGGAGCATTCAGCCGCACGGCGTGCTTCTGGTGGTGCAGGCCGATTCGCCGGAGCAGAATCTTCCGGTGCTGCAGGCCAGCGAGAACATTGCCGAAATGTTGGGTCTGGACCCTGACCGCGTTCTGGGGCAGCCGCTGGGCCTGTTGCTGGGCGAACAGGCTGGTGTGGCGCAGGCGCTCCAAGAAGTCCTGCCGGCCGGCACGACCGACCGGTTACAGTTCCGCATGACCGTGCCGCTCAAGGTACCGCTGGCGCTGACAGCCCACCGCGCCGGCGACCGGCTGGTGCTGGAATTCGAGCCTGAGCCGGGCGAGCGGCCCGAAGCGGGGCACCGCCTGCGCAACGCGGTTTTTGCGTTGGAAAATGCCCAGACCCTTCAGGAACTGCTGGATGTGGCCGCCAACGCTGCGCGCGAGCTGAGCGGGTTTGACCGGGTCATGATCTACCGGTTCGCCCCCGACCAGAGTGGGGAAGTGGTCGCCGAAAGTCGCCGCGCCGATCTGGCACCGTTTCTGGGTCACCGCTTCCCCGAGTCGGATATTCCGGCTCAGGCCAGGGCGCTGTATGTCCGGCACCTGCTGCGCCTGACGGCCGATGTGGACGCCCCGCCGTCCCCGCTGCTGCCGCGGATGGACCCCCTGACCCAGGCGCCGACGCCGCTGGGCGGCGCAGTGCTGCGGGCCACCTCGCCCATGCACCTGCAATACCTGCGCAATATGGGCGTCGCTTCCAGCCTGTCGGTGTCTATCGTGACGGCAGGCCGGCTGTGGGGCCTGATTTCCTGCCATCACAGCACGCCACACATCACGCCGCCCAGTGTCCGGGCTGCGCTGGAAGAGCTGGGCCGGCTGCTCAACGTGCAGGTTCAGCTCAAGGAACAGGCCGACGTGGCAGCTTTCCGGGCGCGGCTGCAGGCCCGGCACCAGGAGGTGCTGAATGTGGTTGCCCAGACCCTGACGCCGCTGCAAACCCTGAGTGACCCGGCGCTGGGCCTCCAGGAACTGCTGCAGGCCGGCGGGCTGGCGCTGCGGCTGGAAGGCGAGTGGCGCACACTGGGCGCTGCTCCGTCTCCTGAAGAACTGGACAGCCTGCTTGACTGGCTCAAGGAAGAAGGCGGCGCGGCGTTCGAGACTGACCATCTGGAGGCACATTTCCCGCCGGCGGCAGCCTGGAGGGCGCACGCCAGTGGGTTGCTGGCCGTTAGCATCAGTGGGGGCTGGCAGGAAGCCCTGCTGTGGTTCCGCGGTGAGGAGCAGCAGGTAGAGGTCTGGGGCGGCGCCACCCCGGAACATGCCAAGACCGAACTGGGGCCGCGCCGGTCTTTTGACACTTACGTAGAGCAGGTGCGGGGGCACTCGCGGCCCTGGCACGCCGGCGAGGTCAGCGAGGCCCAGGCCATTGGGCAGAGCCTGAGCGCCACCCTGGGCGAACGGCTGACAACCCTGCGCCGGCTCAACACCGAACTGGCCCACAGCAACGAGGAATGGCGCAGATTCGCCTTTATCATCTCGCACGATCTGCAGGAGCCGGTGCGTTTGATCGGACAGTTCACCGAGCTGTTTATGATGCGTCAGAGCAGCACCCTGGACGAACAGACCACCCGGCTGCTGCAGTTTCTGTCCAGCGAAACTTCCCGGATCGGCAGCCTAATTGCGGACCTGTACCATTACACCGAACTGCTGTCCTATCCCGAGCTGCGGCGGCAACCGACCTCACTGCTAGACCTGCTGCAACGCAGCCTGGCTGAACTGGGATCCCTGCCCGGCGAAAAGCAACTGGACTGGCAGCTGCCGCCGCAGGACCTGCTGCTGGATGTAGACCAGACCAAAATGCAGCTGGCGCTGACCCACATTCTGCGCAACGCCCTGACGTTTGGCACAGCTCCGGTCAGCATCACAGTTCAGGCCAGTCAGGATGCAGGGGGCTTTATGCAGCTGAGCATCCGGGACAACGGCCCAGGCATTGCCCCGGAATATCAGGAGCGGGTATTCGGTCTGTTTCAGCGGCTGAGTGGCCCCAGCGCAGGAGCAGGAAACGGTGTCGGGCTGACCCTGGCGCGCAAAGTCGCCGAACTCCACGGCGGCACATTGACCCTGCGCTCGGTCCTGGGGCAGGGCACCACCCTGGACTTTTCGCTGCCTCCGGCGCAGGGGCCAGGAGCAGATACGTGA
- a CDS encoding response regulator, translated as MSPATGTQTQIQTQPHHVLLVDDSHGDAFLMESCIELAGVSLQLSVALDGVEALEFLARERQEGRQPELMLLDLNMPRMNGFEVLESLRNTQDYQDLWVVVLTTSNTQIDRARARALGTDIFITKPFGLAETTQLLRKIEAALQGQLPWAELQTPPA; from the coding sequence GTGAGCCCGGCCACTGGCACCCAGACCCAGATTCAGACGCAGCCACACCACGTGCTGCTGGTGGATGATAGCCACGGTGACGCGTTTTTGATGGAATCCTGCATTGAGCTGGCCGGCGTGTCGCTGCAGCTGAGCGTGGCCCTGGACGGAGTGGAGGCGCTGGAGTTTCTGGCCCGCGAGCGCCAGGAAGGCCGCCAGCCGGAGCTGATGCTGCTGGACCTGAACATGCCCCGGATGAACGGTTTCGAGGTGCTGGAAAGCCTCAGAAACACGCAGGACTACCAGGATTTGTGGGTGGTGGTGCTTACCACATCCAACACCCAGATTGACCGTGCCCGGGCCAGAGCGCTGGGCACCGATATCTTCATCACCAAGCCGTTCGGCCTTGCCGAAACCACCCAGCTGCTCAGGAAAATCGAGGCAGCTCTGCAAGGCCAGCTTCCCTGGGCCGAGCTGCAAACTCCGCCGGCCTGA